Proteins co-encoded in one Sporosarcina sp. FSL K6-1522 genomic window:
- the dacB gene encoding D-alanyl-D-alanine carboxypeptidase/D-alanyl-D-alanine-endopeptidase: MCNKNYVKKAALFFLIAALFFLPVQIGGQSLFAVATNDTKQGVAIEAATLDEKIDRILENPLLKGSITGVSIRHADTAEVLYSQFGDIRLHPASNMKLLTTAAALETLGEDYQFTTEVLTDGELRGKVLQGNVYLKGKGDPTLLKEDFDQFAKDLKAKGIHKIKGNLIGDDSWYDDVRLSQDLNWSDESFYTGAQVSALTVSPNEDYDTGTVIVEVNPGSEIGENAKVTLSPETDYVKIINKTVTTAKNEPKKISIEREHGTNNILIEGTIPLEGVRSRSWVAVWEPTGYVVDIFQKSLIENGVTFAGNPKMQVGVTPGGATVLTSKKSMELKEILVPFMKLSNNGLGEVLTKEMGKVVHGEGSWDKGLEVIKKVVTDLGVDGNTIMLRDGSGMSHKNFIPADDLSQMLFAAQRKSWFPTFENSLPVAGEADRFVGGTLRSRMTAPSTKGNVKAKTGSLTGVSSLSGYVTSKDGERLIFSIMINNVLGGSVTSIEDEIATVLAEHEIE, encoded by the coding sequence ATGTGTAACAAAAATTATGTAAAAAAAGCAGCACTCTTTTTCCTTATTGCTGCGCTTTTCTTTTTACCAGTGCAAATAGGGGGACAATCATTATTTGCAGTTGCAACAAATGACACAAAACAAGGCGTGGCAATTGAAGCGGCGACACTCGATGAAAAGATAGATAGGATTCTGGAAAATCCACTTCTGAAAGGTTCAATCACTGGGGTAAGTATTCGCCATGCTGATACAGCAGAAGTCTTGTATTCACAGTTTGGCGATATACGATTACATCCTGCATCCAACATGAAGTTACTTACAACTGCGGCGGCATTGGAAACATTAGGAGAGGATTATCAATTCACAACGGAAGTACTGACAGATGGGGAATTGCGTGGAAAGGTTCTACAAGGAAATGTCTATCTGAAAGGAAAAGGAGACCCGACGCTCCTGAAAGAGGATTTTGATCAGTTTGCGAAAGATTTAAAGGCTAAAGGTATTCATAAAATTAAAGGAAATCTAATTGGTGATGACAGTTGGTATGATGATGTCCGGCTTTCTCAGGACTTGAACTGGTCGGATGAGTCTTTCTATACTGGAGCACAAGTTTCTGCATTAACTGTTTCTCCGAATGAAGATTATGATACAGGAACAGTAATTGTAGAAGTGAATCCAGGTTCAGAAATAGGTGAGAATGCTAAAGTTACACTTTCGCCTGAAACGGATTACGTGAAAATAATAAATAAAACGGTGACAACTGCAAAAAATGAGCCGAAAAAGATTTCCATCGAAAGAGAGCATGGCACGAATAACATTCTTATAGAAGGGACAATTCCGTTAGAAGGTGTGAGATCTAGGTCATGGGTAGCTGTATGGGAACCGACTGGCTATGTAGTTGATATTTTTCAAAAATCTCTTATAGAAAATGGTGTGACATTCGCTGGTAATCCGAAAATGCAAGTAGGTGTTACACCAGGTGGAGCAACTGTGCTTACATCTAAAAAATCAATGGAACTCAAGGAGATTCTCGTTCCATTTATGAAGCTAAGTAACAATGGACTTGGGGAAGTACTGACGAAAGAGATGGGGAAAGTGGTGCATGGTGAAGGAAGTTGGGACAAAGGACTTGAGGTCATCAAGAAGGTTGTCACTGATTTAGGAGTGGATGGGAACACAATCATGCTTCGTGACGGATCAGGTATGTCCCATAAAAACTTTATTCCAGCAGATGATCTATCACAAATGCTCTTCGCGGCCCAACGAAAAAGTTGGTTCCCTACTTTCGAGAATTCTCTACCAGTAGCAGGTGAAGCAGATCGTTTTGTTGGGGGAACATTACGAAGTCGGATGACTGCACCTTCAACGAAAGGGAATGTCAAAGCAAAGACAGGCTCTCTGACAGGCGTTTCTTCACTTTCGGGTTATGTCACATCGAAGGATGGGGAAAGACTGATTTTTTCAATCATGATCAATAATGTGCTAGGCGGATCAGTAACATCGATTGAAGATGAAATCGCAACCGTTCTTGCAGAGCATGAAATTGAGTGA
- a CDS encoding Bax inhibitor-1/YccA family protein, producing the protein MRSSNPSLGKDTFYGLQAERGKMMTIQGTANKTFILFLLLCTTALFTWYQYFSGNNIQPLLWIGFLGGFVVALITIFVKKVAPYTAPLYALLEGLAIGGISAVFETQFAGITTQAILLTLGTLFSLLFAYRSGLINVTAKFRLGIVAATGAIFFVYIVDFILRFFGMGVPFIHETGIVGILISVVIVIVAALNLVLDFDFIEKGVEQRAPKYMEWYSAFGLMVTLVWLYLEMLRLISKIRSDK; encoded by the coding sequence ATGAGATCATCCAATCCAAGTTTAGGAAAAGACACTTTCTATGGACTACAAGCAGAACGTGGCAAGATGATGACCATCCAAGGTACCGCGAACAAAACGTTTATTCTGTTTTTGTTATTATGTACAACTGCACTCTTCACATGGTATCAATATTTCTCAGGAAATAATATTCAACCCCTGTTATGGATTGGTTTCTTAGGTGGTTTCGTAGTAGCCCTCATAACGATTTTCGTGAAAAAAGTAGCGCCTTACACAGCACCACTTTATGCACTTTTAGAGGGGCTTGCCATCGGAGGAATCTCGGCTGTATTCGAAACTCAATTTGCCGGGATCACCACACAGGCCATCCTACTAACACTTGGGACACTCTTTTCCCTTTTGTTTGCGTATCGTTCAGGCCTTATCAACGTCACCGCAAAATTTAGACTCGGCATTGTTGCTGCAACCGGAGCCATTTTCTTTGTCTACATCGTGGACTTCATTCTCCGTTTCTTCGGAATGGGAGTTCCTTTCATCCATGAAACCGGAATTGTCGGCATCCTCATTTCCGTTGTGATCGTCATCGTCGCCGCATTGAATCTTGTACTAGACTTTGATTTCATCGAAAAAGGGGTCGAACAACGAGCACCCAAATACATGGAATGGTACAGCGCATTCGGCTTAATGGTCACACTTGTGTGGTTGTATCTTGAAATGTTAAGACTTATTTCTAAAATAAGAAGTGACAAATGA
- a CDS encoding RtcB family protein — translation MQKVIFGEHEENTLRQFQNCLETGNVRGGVLCADGHYGYSQPVGGVVVYDGQISPSGVGYDIACGNKAVRTNIKYDDIKTNLPSIMDEIAGKISFGIGRKSKKRVDHALFDDPDWNVFSQIGKQEHDRLKKLAIDQLGTVGSGNHYVDLLVEEKTGDLWIANHFGSRGFGHKTASGFLNLANNRGFSDKAPGESMEQPPTLIDLDSELGDMYYRAMTLAGKYAYAGRDYVIEQVLRILRAEALFEVHNHHNFAWKEMHQGKETIVVRKGATPSAPGQLGFIGGSMGDISVIVQGKDNVDNEQAFYSTVHGAGRIMSRTQAAGKMNWKKRTRSGGAISQQQMDDAVKEFGVMLRGGGTDESPFVYRKLQTVLDAHKETIDILHVLKPVGVCMAGANEFDPYKD, via the coding sequence ATGCAAAAAGTAATTTTTGGAGAGCACGAAGAAAATACATTACGGCAGTTTCAGAACTGTTTGGAAACCGGAAATGTCCGAGGTGGTGTACTTTGTGCAGATGGGCATTATGGCTATAGTCAGCCAGTGGGCGGAGTCGTTGTCTACGATGGACAAATTTCTCCTTCTGGCGTCGGTTATGACATTGCTTGTGGCAATAAAGCAGTTAGAACGAATATAAAGTACGATGATATTAAAACGAATTTGCCAAGCATTATGGATGAAATTGCGGGGAAGATTTCTTTTGGTATTGGACGAAAAAGTAAGAAGCGTGTAGATCATGCTTTGTTTGATGATCCAGATTGGAATGTTTTCAGTCAGATTGGGAAGCAAGAACATGATCGTCTTAAAAAGTTGGCGATTGATCAGTTAGGGACTGTCGGTTCGGGTAACCATTATGTCGATCTCCTTGTTGAAGAAAAGACAGGAGATCTATGGATTGCCAACCATTTTGGCAGCCGAGGGTTTGGGCATAAGACAGCGAGCGGTTTTCTAAACTTGGCCAATAATCGTGGATTTTCCGATAAAGCTCCTGGTGAAAGTATGGAACAACCACCGACACTAATCGACTTGGATAGTGAACTAGGCGATATGTATTATCGAGCGATGACATTGGCGGGGAAATATGCGTATGCGGGAAGGGATTATGTTATCGAGCAAGTTCTTCGCATTTTGCGTGCCGAAGCGTTATTTGAAGTACATAATCATCATAACTTTGCTTGGAAAGAGATGCATCAGGGGAAGGAAACGATTGTTGTTCGAAAGGGCGCAACACCGTCTGCACCGGGACAGTTAGGTTTTATCGGCGGCAGTATGGGGGACATTTCGGTGATTGTGCAAGGGAAAGACAATGTGGATAATGAACAGGCATTTTACAGCACAGTTCATGGCGCGGGGCGGATTATGAGCCGTACACAAGCAGCAGGAAAGATGAATTGGAAAAAGCGCACGCGCTCTGGTGGCGCAATCTCCCAGCAGCAGATGGACGACGCAGTGAAAGAATTTGGCGTCATGCTACGTGGGGGAGGGACGGATGAAAGTCCATTCGTCTACCGAAAACTACAAACGGTATTGGATGCACATAAAGAGACGATTGATATTTTACATGTTTTGAAACCGGTCGGCGTTTGCATGGCGGGGGCAAATGAGTTTGATCCGTATAAGGATTAA